From one Bacteroides eggerthii genomic stretch:
- a CDS encoding MaoC family dehydratase, with amino-acid sequence MKKVIINSYEDFEKLVGQQIGVSEYVELSQERINLFADSTLDHQWIHVDTERAKTESPFKSTIAHGYLTLSMLPHLWNQIIEVNNLKMMINYGMDKMKFGQAVLSGQRIRLVASLHSLANLRGVAKAEIKFAIEIEGEKKKALEGIAIFLYYFN; translated from the coding sequence ATGAAAAAAGTTATTATCAATTCGTATGAGGACTTTGAAAAGTTGGTAGGTCAGCAAATCGGAGTTTCGGAGTATGTGGAACTAAGTCAGGAACGTATCAATCTCTTTGCGGATTCCACGTTGGATCATCAGTGGATTCACGTTGACACAGAACGTGCCAAAACCGAAAGTCCTTTTAAGAGTACCATTGCGCATGGTTACCTCACCCTTTCCATGCTGCCTCATCTGTGGAACCAGATTATTGAGGTGAACAATCTGAAAATGATGATTAACTATGGTATGGACAAGATGAAGTTCGGTCAGGCTGTGCTGTCCGGGCAGCGTATCCGTTTGGTGGCATCTCTGCATTCGCTGGCAAACCTGCGCGGTGTGGCGAAGGCTGAAATCAAATTTGCCATTGAAATAGAGGGCGAAAAGAAGAAAGCGCTCGAAGGTATCGCCATCTTCTTATATTACTTCAACTGA
- a CDS encoding nitrous oxide-stimulated promoter family protein, whose amino-acid sequence MNKNNPHPSRIAQEQRTVAQMIRLYCRKKEGNRELCPQCRELLEYAHMRLSRCPFGEKKNTCRLCTIHCYKPEMKERMREVMRYAGPRMLLYHPAAALRHLWKEYLHQYFSKRFGLPCQEQHKQ is encoded by the coding sequence ATGAATAAAAATAATCCCCACCCATCACGCATCGCCCAAGAGCAACGCACCGTAGCGCAGATGATCCGCCTCTACTGCCGCAAGAAAGAGGGCAACAGGGAGCTATGCCCGCAATGCCGCGAACTGCTGGAATATGCACACATGCGCCTGTCCCGCTGTCCGTTCGGCGAAAAGAAGAACACTTGCAGACTCTGCACCATTCATTGCTACAAGCCCGAAATGAAAGAACGGATGCGTGAAGTGATGCGATATGCCGGTCCAAGGATGCTGCTCTATCATCCTGCCGCGGCACTCCGTCATCTATGGAAAGAGTACCTGCATCAATATTTCAGCAAACGCTTCGGGCTGCCATGCCAGGAACAGCACAAGCAATAG
- a CDS encoding GNAT family N-acetyltransferase — protein sequence MINICPVLHNKKQYLDLLLLADEQESMIDRYLERGEMFVLTDAGDTKAACVVTREAEDVFEIKNIATHPQCQRQGYGRMLMEYLFKRYAGRCRTMLVGTGDSPLTVPFYESCGFTYSHRIPDFFTDNYDHPIYEAGKQLKDMIYLKRSMNE from the coding sequence ATGATAAATATATGCCCTGTTCTCCATAACAAGAAACAATACCTCGACCTCCTACTCCTGGCCGACGAGCAGGAATCCATGATAGACCGTTATCTGGAACGTGGCGAAATGTTCGTCCTGACAGATGCAGGCGACACAAAAGCCGCCTGTGTCGTTACTCGTGAAGCGGAAGATGTTTTCGAAATAAAGAACATTGCCACCCACCCGCAATGCCAACGGCAGGGATATGGCAGGATGCTGATGGAGTATCTTTTCAAGCGGTATGCAGGCAGATGCCGAACCATGCTCGTGGGTACGGGCGACAGTCCTCTGACCGTTCCTTTTTATGAAAGCTGCGGATTCACATATTCGCACCGCATCCCCGACTTCTTTACGGACAACTATGACCATCCCATATACGAAGCCGGCAAGCAACTGAAAGATATGATTTACCTAAAACGCAGCATGAATGAATAA
- a CDS encoding PepSY-like domain-containing protein gives MNKLKTSLLILMLLASISASAGYAPDSVQIALKKMYPTAAGIAWSQDKAYYVADFVMNGFDTRVWFTPDAEWVMKQTDWETLDEVPAAVFNAFAASEFSDGVVQNVTWVQFPEWQPIVAIQVGKPNMQMKYQILFTPKGEVLRQQNITNAYNTLGASTFL, from the coding sequence ATGAATAAATTGAAAACTTCTTTATTGATTCTGATGCTTTTGGCATCTATATCCGCCTCTGCCGGTTATGCTCCCGACAGCGTGCAAATAGCTCTTAAAAAGATGTATCCCACAGCCGCCGGCATAGCTTGGTCGCAGGACAAGGCATATTATGTGGCAGATTTTGTGATGAACGGGTTCGACACCAGGGTCTGGTTCACTCCGGATGCCGAATGGGTGATGAAACAGACGGACTGGGAAACGCTGGATGAAGTGCCTGCCGCAGTGTTCAATGCTTTTGCCGCCAGTGAGTTTTCGGACGGGGTGGTACAGAACGTTACATGGGTGCAGTTTCCCGAATGGCAGCCTATCGTAGCCATACAGGTGGGCAAGCCGAACATGCAGATGAAATATCAGATATTGTTTACTCCGAAAGGCGAAGTACTTCGCCAACAGAATATCACTAACGCCTATAACACGCTTGGAGCAAGCACTTTCCTATAA
- a CDS encoding MGMT family protein, with amino-acid sequence MNHSVFLQDVYSVVAAIPTGCVVTYGQIAYLVGRPQCSRMVGQAMHNVPEDLHLPCHRVVNSQGRLVPGWTEQRALLENEGVRFKANGFVDMKKSQWEFMKEQ; translated from the coding sequence ATGAATCACTCTGTTTTTCTGCAAGATGTTTACAGCGTTGTTGCCGCTATTCCTACGGGGTGCGTGGTGACTTACGGACAGATTGCCTATCTGGTAGGCAGGCCTCAGTGCTCGCGTATGGTGGGGCAGGCGATGCACAACGTGCCGGAAGATTTGCACCTGCCTTGCCATAGGGTGGTGAACAGTCAGGGCAGACTGGTACCGGGCTGGACGGAGCAAAGAGCGTTGCTGGAAAATGAAGGTGTCCGGTTCAAGGCAAACGGTTTTGTAGATATGAAAAAGTCTCAATGGGAATTTATGAAAGAACAATAA
- the nfo gene encoding deoxyribonuclease IV — MKFIGAHVSAGGGVEFAPVNAHEIGANAFALFTKNQRQWVAKPLTQESISLFKENCGKYALDARYILPHDSYLINLGHPEEEGLEKSRTAFLDEMQRCEELDLKLLNFHPGSHLNKISVEACLDRIAESINIALGKTQGVTAVIENTAGQGSNVGNEFWHLKYIIDRVEDKSRVGVCLDTCHTYTAGYDIVNEYDKVFEDFDKTVGFGFLRAIHLNDSKKALGTRVDRHDSIGKGLIGMDFFKRFMKDERFNGMPIVLETPDESLWAEEIRLLRSFE, encoded by the coding sequence ATGAAATTTATAGGCGCGCATGTATCTGCCGGCGGCGGTGTGGAGTTCGCTCCCGTCAATGCCCATGAAATAGGGGCGAACGCTTTTGCCCTGTTTACCAAGAACCAACGCCAGTGGGTGGCGAAGCCCCTGACGCAGGAAAGCATCTCTTTATTTAAGGAGAATTGCGGGAAATATGCTTTGGATGCACGTTACATTCTTCCCCATGACAGTTATCTGATAAACTTGGGGCATCCGGAAGAAGAAGGGCTGGAGAAAAGCCGTACAGCCTTTTTGGATGAAATGCAGCGTTGCGAAGAGTTGGATTTGAAGTTGCTGAATTTTCATCCGGGCAGTCATCTGAACAAGATTTCCGTTGAGGCTTGCTTGGATAGGATTGCCGAATCCATTAACATTGCGTTGGGTAAGACGCAGGGCGTTACGGCGGTCATTGAGAATACAGCCGGGCAAGGCAGCAATGTCGGCAATGAGTTCTGGCATTTAAAGTATATCATTGATCGGGTGGAAGATAAGTCCCGCGTAGGTGTCTGCCTTGATACTTGCCACACGTATACGGCAGGATATGATATTGTAAACGAGTACGACAAGGTATTCGAGGATTTTGATAAGACGGTGGGCTTCGGCTTTCTTCGCGCGATTCATTTGAATGATTCCAAAAAGGCGTTGGGCACTCGTGTGGACCGCCATGATAGCATCGGAAAGGGGCTTATCGGTATGGATTTCTTTAAACGCTTTATGAAAGATGAGCGGTTCAATGGCATGCCGATTGTACTCGAAACTCCCGATGAATCACTTTGGGCGGAAGAAATCAGGCTGTTGCGTAGCTTTGAGTGA